One genomic window of Herpetosiphonaceae bacterium includes the following:
- a CDS encoding PPOX class F420-dependent oxidoreductase has translation MLSEQIRSFLEAPRFAVLATINLDGTPHQSVVWYDVQGDEIMMNTAEGRVKFKNVERDSRISVCIEDGYRYLTITGTAIMIDDQAVAQADAAILATRYFPQEVADAWVTKFQSQQRVTLRMTIDRVVTYGCDE, from the coding sequence ATGCTGTCGGAACAGATTCGTTCGTTTTTGGAAGCCCCCCGTTTTGCCGTGCTCGCCACGATCAATCTTGACGGTACGCCGCATCAGTCGGTAGTCTGGTATGACGTGCAAGGCGATGAGATCATGATGAATACCGCCGAAGGTCGCGTTAAATTCAAGAATGTAGAGCGCGACTCGCGCATCTCGGTGTGTATCGAAGATGGCTATCGCTATCTGACGATCACCGGGACGGCAATCATGATCGACGATCAGGCAGTTGCCCAGGCCGACGCGGCGATCCTGGCGACACGCTATTTCCCCCAGGAGGTTGCGGATGCCTGGGTGACAAAGTTCCAGAGCCAGCAGCGGGTCACGCTTCGGATGACGATCGATCGTGTTGTCACCTACGGGTGCGACGAATGA